CATTCCCATCATCAAGGCACTGCGCGAAGGCCTCACGGCCAACAGCATCCAGTGGATCGCCGGCATCATCAACGGCACCACCAACTTCATCCTGTCCGAGATGCGCGACAAGGGGCTGGACTTCGACGTCGTGCTCAAGGAAGCGCAGCGCCTGGGCTACGCCGAAGCCGACCCGACCTTCGACATCGAAGGCGTGGACGCGGCGCACAAGGTCACGCTCATGAGCGCGATCGCCTTCGGCATTCCGGTGCAGTTCGACAAGGCCTATGTGGAAGGCATCACGAAGCTGGGCGCCACCGACATCAAATACGCCGAACAACTCGGCTACCGCATCAAGCTGCTGGGCATCACCAAGCGCACCGACAAGGGCATCGAGCTGCGTGTGCACCCGAGCCTGGTGCCGTCCAAGCGCCTGATCGCCAACGTGGAAGGCGCGATGAACGCGGTGGTGGTGCAAGGCGATGCCGTGGGCACCACGCTGTACTACGGCAAGGGCGCGGGCAGTGAGCCCACCGCCAGCGCCGTGATCGCCGATCTGGTGGACATTACCCGCCTGCACACCGCCGACCCGCTGCACCGCGTGCCGCACCTGGCGTTCCAGCCCGATGCCATGAGCGACCTGAGCGTGCTGCCCATGAGCGAGGTGGTGACCAGCTATTACCTGCGCCTGCGCGTGGCCGACGAGGCCGGCGTGCTCGCCAAGGTGACCGGCCTGCTGGCCAACGCTGGTATCAGCATCGACGCGGTGCTGCAGCGCGAGGCCGACGAAGTGGGTGGCGAAGGTGCCACGTCCACCGATCTCATCATCCTCACGCACGACACGCGCGAAGGCACGATGAACGAGGTGCTGGCGCAGATGCAGGCGCTGCCGAGCGTGCTCGCGCCCATCACGCGGATACGAAAAGAAGAGCTGAACTGAGATGCTGTACCTCTCCACCCGCGGCCACCCGGACCGCAAACACTTTTGCGACATCCTGCTCGAAGGTCTGGCGCCCGATGGTGGTCTGTATTTGCCCGAGCGTTATCCGCAGGTGGACGCAGCCATGCTGGCGCGTTGGCGCGGCGTGTTCAACGGCGGCGCGCCCGGTGGTTACGCCGCGTTGGCGTTCGAGGTGCTGTCGCTCTACATCGACGGCATTCCTGCCGCCGACCTGAAGGCGCTGTGCGACAAGACCTACACCGAGGCGGTGTACGGCACAGCAGCCATCGTGCCGTTGAAGCCGCTCGAAAAGGGCTTCTATCTGGAAGCCCTGTCCAATGGTCCGACGCTGGCCTTCAAGGACATGGCCATGCAGCTGCTGGGCAATCTGTTCGAGTACCAACTGGCGCGCCGCGGCGAAGAACTCAACATTCTGGGCGCCACCAGCGGCGACACCGGCAGCGCGGCCGAATACGCCATGCGCGGCAAACACGGGGTGCGCGTCTTCATGCTCAGCCCGCACGGCCGCATGAGCCCGTTCCAGCAGGCCCAGATGTTCAGTCTGATGGACGAGAACATCCACAACATCGCGATCGAAGGCGTGTTCGACGACTGCCAGGACATCGTCAAGAACGTGTCGAACGACCTGGCGTTCAAGCGCCAGTACAAGATTGGCACCGTCAACTCGATCAACTGGGCGCGTCTGCTGGCGCAGGTTGTTTACTACTTCGCGGGCTACTTCCAGGCGACCACGGGCAACGACCAGAAGGTGGACTTCACCGTGCCCAGCGGCAACTTCGGCAACGTCTGCGCCGGCCATGTGGCGCGCCAGATGGGCCTGCCGATCCAGACGCTGGTGGTGGCGACGAACGAAAACGACGTGCTTGATGAGTTCTTCCGCACCGGCGTCTACCGCGTGCGTTCGAGCGCTGACACGCACGAGACCTCCAGCCCGTCGATGGACATTTCCAAGGCCAGCAACTTCGAGCGCTTCGTGTTCGATCTGCTGGGCCGCGACGGCGCGCGGGTCAAGGCGCTGTTTGGCGACGCGCTGGCTCGCGAAGGCCGGTTCGATCTGGGCGGGGACCCGGTGTTCGCCGAAACGGCCAAACACTACGGCTTCGTCAGCGGCAAGAGCACCCACGCCGATCGCCTGGCGACCATCCGGGACACCTGGGCGCGTTTTGGCGTGATGATCGACACCCACACCGCCGACGGCGTGAAGGTCGCACGCGAGCACCCGAACCCGGCCGTTCCGATGATCGTGCTGGAAACGGCCCTGCCGATCAAGTTCGCCGAAACCATCGTCGAAGCGCTGGGCCGTGAACCGGACCGCCCGGCGAAGTTCGACGGCATCGAAGCCCTGCCCAAGCGGGTGCAGGTGATGCCGGCCGACACCGCGGCCGTGCAGGCGTACGTCGCGCAGCACTGTCCGCGCCCGTGACATGAAAGTGGTCGGTTTCGCGGGCTACTCGGGCTCCGGAAAAACCACCCTGGTGGAGCAGCTGATCCCGGCGCTCAAGTCGCGCGGACTGCGTGTGTCGGTGGTCAAGCATGCCCACCACAAGTTCGACATCGACCATCCCGGCAAAGACACTTGGCGCCACCGCGAAGCCGGCGCTTTCGAGGTGGTGGCGGCTTCGTCGAAACGGCTGGTGTTGATGCGGGAGTTCGAGCAGTCCGCCGAGCTCTCGGTGCACCACCTGCTGGCCGAGCTCTACCCGGGTGTGGACTGGGTGCTGGTGGAGGGCTTCAAGAACAGCGATCTGCTCAAGATCGAGGTCTGGCGCGATGCCAGCGCCCGACCCGTGCAGTACACCGACGACCCGTTCATCGTGGCGATCGCCACCGACAGCCCGGCGCAGCTGCCCGAGTCCACCCTGAGGCCCGTGCTGGATTTGAACGACGCCGACGGGGTGGCGGGCTGGCTGGTCGACAATGGGGCGCGGTTCGAATACAACCCGCAGGCGTATCTCTGACGCCGTACCGCCGACCACCTCCACACCGCCCGCCATGACCGCTGCCGCCCCCAAATCCGCCCGAACGCCGTTGATGCCGCTGGACGACGCGCTGGCCGATCTGCTGCGCCGGGTCGAGCCCTTGTCCCGCCACGAAACCGTGGCCACCTTCGAGGCCGACCGCCGGGTGCTGGCCGAAGACCTGATGTCCGAGCTGCATGTGCCGCCGCAGGACAACTCGTCCATGGACGGCTACGCCCTGCGCGCGGCCGACGTGGGCGAACCCGGCGTGGTGCTGCCGGTGTCGCAACGCATCGCGGCCGGACACGCGGGGGAAGCCCTGCGGCCCGGCACCTGCGCCCGCATCTTCACCGGCGCACCCCTGCCCGAGGGGGCGGACGCGGTGGTGATGCAGGAAGAAACGCGCGAGGTGGGGGGCGACCTGCATGGCGTGCACATCGACGCCGTGCCCACCCCGGGCCAGTGGGTGCGCCGGGCCGGGGAAGACGTGGCGCGCGGTGCGGTGGTGCTGGCCCGTGGCGAGAGGCTGACGCCCGCGAGCCTGGGTCTGGCCGCCAGCATTGGCCGCGCGCAGCTGCAGGTGCTGGCGCGCCCGCGCGTGGCCCTGTTTTCCACCGGCGACGAGCTGGTGATGCCGGGCGAGGTGGCCCCGCGGGACATGCCGCCCGGCGCCATCTACAACTCCAACCGCTTCTTCCTGCGCAGCCTGCTGCAGCGCCTGGGCTGCGAGGTGAGCGACCTGGGCATCGTGCCCGACCGGCGCGAGGCCACGCTGGCCGCGCTCAAGACCGCGGCCGACCACCACGACCTGATCCTCACCAGCGGCGGCGTGTCGGTGGGCGAGGAAGACCACATCAAGCCCGCCGTGCAGCAGCTCGGCAGCCTGGACCTGTGGCAGATCGCCATGAAGCCGGGCAAGCCCTTCGCCTATGGCACCGTGCGGCGCGACGCCGGCGCGGGCATCGACGCTGCCCAGGCCTGCCACTTCATCGGTCTGCCGGGCAACCCGGTGTCCAGCTTCGTCACCTTCCTGCTGCTGGTGCGCCCCTTCCTGCTGCGGCTGCAGGGTGCGCGCGTGCCCACCTCCCAGCCGATCCTGCTGCCGGCGCATTTCGATCTGCCCCGCGCCGACAAGCGCCGCGAATTCCTGCGGGTGCGCCGCAATGGCGCCGGAGGGCTGGATCTGTTCGCCAACCAGAGTTCGGGTGTGCTGACCTCGGCCGTCTGGGGCGATGGCCTGGTGGACCATCCGGCCGGGCGCACCATCGCGCGTGGCGACCTGGTGTCCTACATCTCATTTGCGGACCTGCTTGCATGAAAGTTCAACTGCGTTATTTCGCGTCCATCCGCGAAGCCATTGGCACCGGCAGCGAGTCGCTGGAAACGGCCGCCATCACGCTCGCGACCCTGCGCGACGAGCTGATCGCCCGCGGCGGTGCCTACGCCGAGGTCCTGGCGCATGGCCGCGCCGTGCGCGTGGCGCTCAACCAGACCATGAGCGACGAGGCCGCGGTGCTGAGCGACGGCGCCGAAGTCGGCTTCTTTCCGCCTGTGACGGGAGGCTGAGCGTGAATCCCCGCGTCAGCATCCAGACCGGCGACTTCGACCTCTCCACCGAAGTGGCTGCGCTGCGCGAGCAGGACAAGCGCGTGGGCGCGGTCTGCAGCTTCATCGGCACGGTCCGCGACCGCAACGATGGCCAGAGCATCCGCACCATGGAGCTGGAGCACTACCCCGGCATGACGGAAAAGGCGATCGAGGCCATGATCGACGAGGCGTTCAAGCGCTTCAACATCTACGCCGCGCGGGTGATTCACCGTGTGGGCCTGTTGCAGCCGCTGGACCAGATCGTGCTCGTGGCCGTGAGCTCGGCACACCGCGGCGAGAGCTTCCAGGCCTGCGAATTCCTGATGGACTACCTCAAGACCCAGGCGCCGTTCTGGAAAAAGGAACAGACGCCCGAGGGCGCGCGCTGGGTCGATGCCCGCGAAAGCGACGACGCGGCCCTGGCCAAGTGGGGCATTGAGAGCCGCAACGCCTGAGCCGCGCATGAACGACACCCTCTGCCTGAGCACGCAGGACATTGAAGCGATCGAGCGGGCCACGCTGGTGGCGGTGGCGCCCGAGCGGGTGGACGCCATCGACGGCTGGCTGCTGCCCATGGACAGCGGCACGGTCGGCCGGGCCCACAGTGCGGTGCCGCTGCACCACGGTGCACACGATCCGGCGCTGATCGACCGCATCGCACAACGTTATCGGAACGCTGGCTTGCGGCCGGTGTTTCGCCTGCCGGATGTGCCCACCTTCGAGGCCTGGTGGCCGGCGTTGGCGGCGCGGGGTTTTCAGCGCAAGCAGCCGACGCTGACACAGACCGGCGCGTTGGCAGGCCTTCTGGGGCTGGCCCCCGACACCGAGGGTGTGTCGCTGGACCCGCGGCCCGATGCGGCCTGGATGGCGATGTTTCTGGGCGAAGGGCTGGACCCGGTGGACGGCGCGAGCCGCTCGCGCGCACTGTCGCGGGCCGAGGGCACGCTGTTCGGCAGTCTGCGTGTGGGGGGACAGACCGTGGCTTGCGGCGCCGCCTGTTACGCCGAGGGCTGGCTGAGCATGCACGGCCTGCGCACGGCGGCCAGCCAGCGCGGGCGCGGGCTTGCGGGTCGGCTGATCCGCGCCATGGCGCTGGAGGCGCAGCGCCGGGGCATTGCCCGGGTGTTCCTGCAGGTCGACGGCGCCAACGCGCCGGCGCTGGCGCTCTACCGCCGCGCTGGCATGACCACCGCCTGGTCCTACGCCTACTGGCGGCTGCCGGCCACCGCGACCGCCGCCGCGGGCTGAACGCGGCGCGGCGGGCGAAACACCAGCACATTGCCCAGCATCACCAGCACCAGTCCGGCCAGGGCCGGCGCGGTCCACTGGTAGCCTTCCAGCCAGGCCGACACATTGAGCGCCACCACCGGGAACAGCACCGTGCTGTAGGCCGCGCGCTCGGGCCCGAGGCGCCCCACCAGCGTGAGGTAGGCGGTGAAGCCAATGACCGAGCCGGGAATGGCCAGGTAGAGCAGGGCGCCGGTGTAGCGCCAGGTCGGCTCAAAGCTCAACGGCAGGCCGGCCAGCAGCGCGTAACCCAGCAGCACCAGCGTGCCCACCAGCATGCCCCAGGCGTTGGTCTGTACGGGTTTGAGGCCCTGGCCCTGCAGCGCTGCCGACAGCAGGTTGCCGCAGGAAAAACACAGCGTGCCCGCCAAGGCCCAGGCCAACCCGGTGAGGCTGCCCGCACCGGCATGGCGGATTTCGGGCCAGAACAGCAGCACCAGCCCGGCCAGCCCGAGCGCACCGCCGGCCAGTACCTGGGGCGCGAGCCGGCGGCCATGGATCAGGCGCGCGAGCAGGGCGTTCCACAGGGTGGCGCTGGAAAACACCACCGCCACCAGGCCGCTGGCCAGGGTCTGGCTGGCCTGCAGGAAACACACGAAGTTCAGGCAGAACAGGCACAGGCCCTGACCCAGCACCCACCACGCGGCCTGCCCGCGCGGGCGCACCAGCTGCCGCCGCCAGGCCAGCCAGCCAAACAGCAGCAGGGCCGCCAGCCCGAAGCGGTAGGCGATCGACAAGGCGATGGGCACGGAGCCCAGTTGCCACTTCAGGGCGATCCAGGTGGTGCCCCAGATCAGCACCACACTGGCGTACAGAACAGCATTCACGGTGTTTTCTCCAACAGATGCCCCGAGCATCGGGCCTGCGCAGCGTGGCCGGTTGCAGATTCCTGCGGTTTTGTGGCCCCGCCCGGCGCCGGCAGGCAGCCGCCTCGCTACGATGCGCAGGTGACCACCGCCATCCCCGCCGCTTCCGCGCGCCCGCCCACCACCCGACCCCCTGGGGTGTTCGAGGTGTTGAGCCGATCGCGCGCGCGGCTGGAACGATCCGTCCTGCTGGGCGATGCCCTGCTGCTGGCCCAGTGGCACAACGCGCTGGACCGCCCGAGCTACCAGCGGCCCGGGCACCACACGCTGTCGGTCTACCTCGAAGGCGGGCAGGGCACACGGCTGGTGGGCCGCGCGGGGGAGCCCGGCGCGCCCGGCCTGCACTGCGTGCTGCCGGCCGAACACGAGTCGCACTGGCAGGTGGAGCAACCGTTCCGTTTTCTGCACCTGTACCTGTCGGAGCAGGCCTGGGCCGACCGCGTGGTGCGCCTGCTCGACGCCGAGCCACGCGCCCACACCCTGGAGCCCTGCATCTTCGGCTCGGACCCGGCCCTGGCGGGCTGGGCGCAGGCGGTGGCCGGGCTGGACTGGAACGACGCATCGGCCCGTCTGCGCGCCAACGCCTGGAGCCAGCAGGCGCTGGACCGCCTGGTGCTGCGCGCCGCCCGGCCACGCGCCCGCGCCGCGGCCCAGCGGCCGCTGGGTGGGCTGTCCACGGCGGTGCGCCGCCGGGTGCTGGAGCACATCGACGCGCACCTGGACGGCGCCCAGGACGCGCTCACGCTGGGTCGCCTGGCCGCGCTGGCCCATTTGTCCGAGTTCCACTTCGCGCGCATGTTTCGCGTCTCCATGGGCTGCAGCGTGCTGGGCTGGATCATCCAGCGCCGCATGGCCCGCGCCCAGGCCCTGCTGGCGGCCGGGCGGCTGCCGCTGGCGCAGGTGGCGATGGACTGCGGGCTGGGCAGCGCCAGCCACCTGAACCAGCTGTTCCGGCAGCGGCTGGGCGTCACGCCGCTGCAGTACCGGCGGTTCGCCGCGACCTGATCTGGATCAAACCCGCGCTGCGGGCGGATACTGCGTGGAGGTATCCGCCTTGAAATGCCGGGGACCAGCTCCACATGTCGGGCAATACCATTCATTCGGGAGTGCCCATTCATGCGACTCGACAAACTCACCACCAAGTTCCAGGAAGCCCTGGGGGAAGCCCAGACGCTGGCGCTGGGTGCCGACCACGCCTACATCGAACCGCCCCACCTGCTGCTGGCCCTGCTGCGCCAGGCCGATGGCCCCGCCTCGCTGCTGCAGCGTGCGGGCGTCAACGTGCAGGGCCTGGCCAAAGCGGCCGAAGCGGCCATGAAGCGGCTGCCCGAGGTGCAGGGGCAGGACCAGGTGCAGGTCGGCCAGGAGCTGGGCAAGCTGCTGCAGGCCACCGAAAAGGAAGCCATCAAGCGCGGTGACCAGTTCATCGCCAGCGAGCTGTTCCTGCTCGCCGTGGCCGACAGCAAAGGCGATCTCGGCCGCATCGCGAACGAAAACGGCCTGAGCCGCAAGAGCCTGGAGGCGGCCATCACGGCGGTGCGCGGCGGCCAGAAGATGGACAGCCCTGAGGCCGAAGGCCAGCGCGAGGCGCTCAAGAAATACACGCTCGACCTGACCGAGCGCGCCCGCCTGGGCAAGCTCGACCCGGTGATCGGCCGCGACGACGAGATCCGCCGCGCCATCCAGGTGCTGCAGCGCCGGACCAAGAACAACCCCGTGCTGATCGGCGAGCCCGGTGTGGGCAAGACCGCCATCGTCGAAGGCCTGGCGCAGCGCATCGTGGCCGGCGAAGTGCCCGATTCGCTCAAGGGCAAGCGCGTGCTCAGCCTGGACATGGCCGCGCTGCTGGCCGGCGCCAAGTTCCGCGGCGAGTTCGAGGAACGCCTGAAGACCGTGTTGAACGAATTGGCGAAGGACGAAGGCCAGACCATCGTCTTCATCGACGAGCTGCACACCATGGTGGGCGCTGGCAAGGCCGAGGGCGCGATGGACGCCGGCAACATGCTCAAGCCCGCATTGGCGCGCGGTGAGCTGCACTGCGTGGGCGCGACCACGCTGGACGAATACCGCAAATACATTGAAAAGGACGCCGCGCTGGAGCGCCGCTTCCAGAAGATCCTGGTGGACGAGCCCAGCGTGGAGGCGACCATCGCGATCCTGCGCGGCCTGCAGGAGAAGTACGAGGTGCACCACGGCGTGCAGATCACCGACCCGGCCATTGTGGCCGCGGCCGAGTTGAGCCACCGCTACATCACCGACCGTTTCCTGCCCGACAAGGCCATCGACCTGATCGACGAGGCCGCGTCCAAGATCAAGATCGAGCTCGATTCCAAGCCCGAGGTGATGGACCGGCTCGACCGCCGCCTGATCCAGCTGCAGATCGAGCGCGAGGCCGTGAAGCGCGAGAAGGACGAGGCGTCGCAGAAGCGGTATGGCCTGATCGAAGAAGAGATCGGCCGGCTGGAGAAGGAAATCTCCGACCTCGACGAGATCTGGAAGGCCGAGAAGGCGGCCGCGCTGGGCTCCAAGGATGTGATGGAAGAGATGGACCGCATCCGCTCGCAGATCAAGAGCTACACCGACAAGGGCGACTTCAACAAGGTCGCCGAGCTGCAGTACGGCAAGCTGCCCGAACTGGAGAAGCGCCTGAAGGACGCGCAGGCGGTGGAGTCGGGCAAGGCCGCGAACAAGGACGGCAAGGGCCGCCCGCAGCTCTTGCGCACCCAGGTCGGTGCCGAAGAGATCGCCGAGGTGGTGGCGCGCGCCACCGGCATCCCGGTGAGCAAACTGATGCAGGGTGAGCGCGACAAGCTGCTGCTGATGGAAGGCAAGCTGCACGAGCGCGTGGTGGGCCAGGACGAGGCCATCGGCGCCGTGGCCAACGCCATCCGCCGTTCGCGCTCGGGCCTGTCCGACCCGAACCGCCCGACCGGCTCCTTCCTGTTCCTCGGCCCCACCGGCGTGGGCAAGACCGAGCTGTGCAAGGCGCTGGCCGGCTTCCTGTTCGACAGCGAAGACCACCTGGTGCGCATCGACATGAGCGAGTTCATGGAGAAACACTCCGTGGCGCGTCTCATTGGTGCACCGCCCGGCTACGTGGGCTACGAAGAGGGCGGCTACCTCACCGAAGCCGTGCGCCGCAAGCCCTACAGCGTGCTGCTGCTCGACGAGGTGGAGAAGGCCCACCCGGACGTGTTCAACGTGCTGCTCCAGGTGCTCGACGACGGCCGCCTGACCGACGGCCAGGGCCGCACCGTGGACTTCAAGAACACCGTGATCGTGATGACGAGCAACATCGGCTCGCACATGATCCAGGCCATGGTGGGCGAGCCCTACGAGGACGTGAAGGACGCCGTGTGGAGCGAGCTGAAGAACCACTTCCGGCCCGAGTTCCTGAACCGCATCGACGAGACCGTGGTGTTCCACGCGCTGGACGCGCAGCACATCGAGTCGATCGCCGCGATCCAACTCAAGGTGCTCGAAGCGCGCCTGGCCAAGATGGACCTGTACCTGCAGGTCTCGCCCGCCGCGCTGGCCGAACTGGCCAAGGTGGGTTTCGACCCGGTGTTTGGCGCGCGCCCGCTCAAGCGCGCGATCCAGCAGCGCATCGAGAACCCGCTCTCGAAGTACCTGCTGGAAGGCCGCTACCCGCCGAAGTCGGTGATTCCGGTCGGCGTGGACCCGGTGCGTAACCCGGGTGTGTTCGAGTTTGGCGAGGCCGTGGAAGCGGCGTAAGCCTTCCCGCAGAGGGGTTCAGGCCCGGTGCCGTCTTGGCGCCGGGCCTTTTTCATGCGCGCTGCGCCGCCACGCATGGCCGCGATCAGCTGGGCCGGGTCCAGACTGACACCGGCCTGGGGCACCACCACGGCCACCACGCCTTCGCCAAAGTCCGGATCGGGCGCGTGCTCTACACAGCGGCGGTGACCGGGCCTATCATCGAATCCATGACCCAGATTCCGCCCACCCTTCCCTTGCAGGCCCTGTTCGAAGCGCAGCGCAGCGCCAGCCGCGCGCAGATCGACGTGCCGCTGGCGCTGCGGCGCGAGCGCCTCGGGCGGCTGCACGACCTGATCGAAACCCATGCACCAGCGCTGTGCGAGGCGGTGCAAGCCGACTTCAGCGTGCGCTCGGCCCAGCTCACCGAAGTGGCCGACCTGTTCGTGCTGCGCGCCACCATCGGCCAGCTGCGCAAGCAACTGCCCAGGTGGATGAAGCCGCAACGCGTGGCCACGCCCCTGTACCTGCTGCCTGCGCGCGCCCACATCCAGCGCCAGCCGCTGGGCGTGGTGGGTGTCATCGGCCCATGGAACTACCCGTTGCAGCTCACTTTCGGCCCGGCCGCCACCGCGCTGGCCGCGGGCAACCGCGTGATGCTCAAGCCCAGCGAACTCACGCCGCACACCTCGGCGCTGATGGCCACGCTGGTGCAGCAGACCTTCTCGGCCGACGAGTTCTGCGTGGTGCTCGGCGGCGCCGATGTGGCGCACGATTTCGCCAGCCTGCCGTTTGACCACCTGTTCTTCACCGGCTCCACCGGTGTAGGCCGCAAGGTGGCCGCCGCAGCCGCCGCCAATCTCACGCCGACCACGCTGGAGCTGGGTGGCAAGTCTCCTTGCGTGGTCGACGCATCGTGCGATCTGTCCGACGCGGCGCTCAAGATTGCCCACGGCAAGCTGCTCAACGCCGGGCAGACCTGCGTCGCGCCCGACTACGTGCTGCTCCCGCGCGGCCATGAAGCCGCGTTCGAACAGGCCTACACGGCGGCCGTGGCACGTCTTTTCCCCCGCATCGTGGGCAACCCCGACTACGCGGCCATCCTCAGCGACCGCCACCACGCCCGTCTGGGCGCGTTGCTCGACGAAGCGCGCGGCCAGGGTGCCCGCGTGGTGGATGTGGCCCCCCAGGGCGCGGCTCCCGGCCAGACCCCGTACACGCGCCAGATGAACCCGACGCTGGTCTTCGACGCGGCGCCCGGGTTGCGGCTGATGGACGAGGAAATCTTCGGCCCGGTGCTGCCCGTGCTGCCCTACGACACGCTGGACCAGGCCATGGCCTTCATCAACCAGCGACCCCGCCCGCTGGCGCTGTACTGGTTCGGCTCCGACACCGCGTCGCGCGATCGCCTGCTGCACGGCACGGTCAGCGGCGGCGTCACGGTGAACGACACGCTCATGCACCTGGCCCACGAGGGCCTGCCCTTTGGCGGCGTGGGCGAGAGCGGCTGGGGGGCTTACCACGGCGAGAGCGGCTTCCTGCGCTTCACCCAGCAAAAGCCGGTGCTGGTGCAGTCGCGCTGGGCCATGGGCCAGCTGTTCTATCCGCCGTACGGGCCGCGTTTCGATCGGGTGATGGGCTTGCTCAAGCGCTGGCTTTGAGGCTCGGGCGAGCGCAGTTGGTGGTTGCGCACGCGCGCAATCACCGGTGGGGTCAGGCGTTGGTGCTCGCGCCTTCGTCGGGATCGCCGTTCACCGGCAGCGCCGTTTGTTGAAGATAGCCCTGCCTGAGCAGGGTGTGCATCAGTCCGGTCACGTCGTCGCCCAGCAGCAGCGAGAGTTCGCGGTCGCTGCGCCGCCCATTGACCATCAACAACAGCGAGTGGACCGGTTTGCCCACCAGATCGGGACGTGCCAAGGCCTCCCAGGCCTTCACCGTCTTGGCGCAACGCATGATCGTTTGCATGTTCCGTTTACCCCCTGATTCCATGGCCGGATTCTGACCTCTGGGCCACCATGTTGACTGTCAGGTATGACAGGGTGTTGACAGCTTGGCCCGACGGGTGCGCGCGGGTCCTGCTGTACATCCCGCCCAACACCATGAGGTCTTTCTTATGACTGCCTGAGCGGCAGAAGGGGGTCGCGGCGTGATTTTTTTGGCACGGTCACGTCGGTGGGCCGTCCGGCAGGTATAACTGCGGTTTGATTCACCGGTTTGATTTATCCAGGCCCCACAGGCCCTCGCACAGAGAGACATGAAGGTGCACTCCCCATTGTTGCAGCAGTGTTTTGCTGAAGTGCTCGCAGAAGCGCCCAAACTGGTGGGACGCTGCGTGGATGCTGCTGTGATTGGGCTGCAGGAGGCCGAGAAACAGGGGCGCGAGGTCGCGCAGCGCGACCGCCTGGCCACCGCCTGGTGGCACCTGCAGCAACTCAAACCCCTCTGGGTGAGAACCTACCCCGAAGCCTTGCGCAAGGCGCTTCAGGGCGAGGACTTCGATGCCTCGCTCTCGCGGCCCATGCCGCTGTCGGAGTCGACCTATCTCTCGCTCGTTGAAGACGAGGCGGTCACCGAGTCGATGGAATCCACCCGCCTGGTACAGTCCGTGCAGCCCCTGGTGGAGCAGGAGCTGTCGGTGCTGGATGCCCTGATGAGCTCGCTGCTCGGGCTGGACCAGATCCGCGCCGAGATGAACCCGCTGCGCCCCGAAGTCTTCGTGCGTGTGCTGCGCGACGTGTTCAGCGCAAACGAGACCGACGTTGACATCCGCACCCTGTGGCTGCGGCACTGTGGCCGGCCGTTGGGCGGCGAGCTCAAGACCCTCTATGGGCGCCTGGTCCAGCTGCTGCAGCGCGCCCAGGTGCGCGAGGCGGGCTACCGCGTCCGGTTGACCGCGCAGAGCCCGTCAGGCCGGACCGGGGGAACCACGGCGCCGGGCGCTCTGCGGGGGGCCGATGGCCGTGGCGTGCCCGACACCGGTTTCGATGCACTGCCCGAAGACGGTTCGGGCCATGGCCTGCCGTCCATGCCGCAGCTCGGGCGCATCCGGCCCCGTTTCGAAACGCAGCTGTACCAGGACTTCTTCCAGCGGGAAGACAGCCGCTACGAACAACCGCTGGAGCCGTCTTATTACCGGCAGGTGAACCGCGAGATCGCGGCCATGGAGCAGGCCGCTGTCGATGATCACGTCGACGAATCCAGGGTGCAGGAGAACCGCACCCAGTACCGCGACCTGCCCGTGGTGGACCGGCCCGCGCGCGAAGTCGACATCTCGACCCAGCTCAGCCAGCGCGACTGGGGCGACTACGCCACCGCCCATCAGCGCTCGCGCGTGCTCATGGAGCTCAAGCAGAAGGCCCGGCGCGTGGCGCAGGCGGTCGGTCTGGATGTGGTGCGCACGCTGGTCAA
This Hydrogenophaga taeniospiralis DNA region includes the following protein-coding sequences:
- a CDS encoding homoserine dehydrogenase — its product is MKPIQVGLLGIGTVGSGTFNVLQRNQEEIRRRAGRGIEITMVADLDVARAQSIVGPNVKVVNDARAVIANPEIDIVIELIGGYGIAKALVMEAIAAGKHVVTANKALLAVHGTEIFAAASAKGVMVAFEAAVAGGIPIIKALREGLTANSIQWIAGIINGTTNFILSEMRDKGLDFDVVLKEAQRLGYAEADPTFDIEGVDAAHKVTLMSAIAFGIPVQFDKAYVEGITKLGATDIKYAEQLGYRIKLLGITKRTDKGIELRVHPSLVPSKRLIANVEGAMNAVVVQGDAVGTTLYYGKGAGSEPTASAVIADLVDITRLHTADPLHRVPHLAFQPDAMSDLSVLPMSEVVTSYYLRLRVADEAGVLAKVTGLLANAGISIDAVLQREADEVGGEGATSTDLIILTHDTREGTMNEVLAQMQALPSVLAPITRIRKEELN
- the thrC gene encoding threonine synthase, whose product is MLYLSTRGHPDRKHFCDILLEGLAPDGGLYLPERYPQVDAAMLARWRGVFNGGAPGGYAALAFEVLSLYIDGIPAADLKALCDKTYTEAVYGTAAIVPLKPLEKGFYLEALSNGPTLAFKDMAMQLLGNLFEYQLARRGEELNILGATSGDTGSAAEYAMRGKHGVRVFMLSPHGRMSPFQQAQMFSLMDENIHNIAIEGVFDDCQDIVKNVSNDLAFKRQYKIGTVNSINWARLLAQVVYYFAGYFQATTGNDQKVDFTVPSGNFGNVCAGHVARQMGLPIQTLVVATNENDVLDEFFRTGVYRVRSSADTHETSSPSMDISKASNFERFVFDLLGRDGARVKALFGDALAREGRFDLGGDPVFAETAKHYGFVSGKSTHADRLATIRDTWARFGVMIDTHTADGVKVAREHPNPAVPMIVLETALPIKFAETIVEALGREPDRPAKFDGIEALPKRVQVMPADTAAVQAYVAQHCPRP
- the mobB gene encoding molybdopterin-guanine dinucleotide biosynthesis protein B, producing the protein MKVVGFAGYSGSGKTTLVEQLIPALKSRGLRVSVVKHAHHKFDIDHPGKDTWRHREAGAFEVVAASSKRLVLMREFEQSAELSVHHLLAELYPGVDWVLVEGFKNSDLLKIEVWRDASARPVQYTDDPFIVAIATDSPAQLPESTLRPVLDLNDADGVAGWLVDNGARFEYNPQAYL
- the glp gene encoding gephyrin-like molybdotransferase Glp, which encodes MTAAAPKSARTPLMPLDDALADLLRRVEPLSRHETVATFEADRRVLAEDLMSELHVPPQDNSSMDGYALRAADVGEPGVVLPVSQRIAAGHAGEALRPGTCARIFTGAPLPEGADAVVMQEETREVGGDLHGVHIDAVPTPGQWVRRAGEDVARGAVVLARGERLTPASLGLAASIGRAQLQVLARPRVALFSTGDELVMPGEVAPRDMPPGAIYNSNRFFLRSLLQRLGCEVSDLGIVPDRREATLAALKTAADHHDLILTSGGVSVGEEDHIKPAVQQLGSLDLWQIAMKPGKPFAYGTVRRDAGAGIDAAQACHFIGLPGNPVSSFVTFLLLVRPFLLRLQGARVPTSQPILLPAHFDLPRADKRREFLRVRRNGAGGLDLFANQSSGVLTSAVWGDGLVDHPAGRTIARGDLVSYISFADLLA
- the moaD gene encoding molybdopterin converting factor subunit 1, which produces MKVQLRYFASIREAIGTGSESLETAAITLATLRDELIARGGAYAEVLAHGRAVRVALNQTMSDEAAVLSDGAEVGFFPPVTGG
- a CDS encoding molybdenum cofactor biosynthesis protein MoaE; protein product: MSVNPRVSIQTGDFDLSTEVAALREQDKRVGAVCSFIGTVRDRNDGQSIRTMELEHYPGMTEKAIEAMIDEAFKRFNIYAARVIHRVGLLQPLDQIVLVAVSSAHRGESFQACEFLMDYLKTQAPFWKKEQTPEGARWVDARESDDAALAKWGIESRNA